The genomic segment GAATTTGCAGTACCTACTAGTCTTATTGAAACACTCTCTAGTGCATAAGGTTTTACACAAAAGATTATGTTTTTTCCACTAATATCTTCTTTGTCACTTAACTCTTTTATTTGTAATTCTGGGATTTTTTCTTTGATAAGTTTTAATTTCTCTATCTCTCTTCCTATCATCTCAACTTCATGCTTTTTTACAAGCCCAATAGCTAAAGATTGAGCCATAATTCCATTTCCAATAAGTGTTAATTTCATAGTTCACCTTAAATATTTTTTTAGATTATAGCCATTTTTAATTTATAAATATAAGTATTACTTTAAAATATTATAAAAAACACTATTTTTTCTATTACAAAGCATAATCTTAAATTCTTTTAATTCAAAAATAAAGTATTTTTTAGGTAACATATTACTTTATGCTAGATAATGGAGACAAAAATGTTAAAAAACCTAAAAATCAAAAACCTTTTACTGATTTTTACAGCAGCTATTGTATTCGGTGCTTGTGCATCTAAAAGTGAGCAAGAGTACAACAAACCAGCACTTTATTGGTACAATAAAATGATGATGCAAATAGGAATGAATGATTTAGATGAAGCAGATGATACTTATACATCTCTAGAGAGTGAACATAGAAATTCACCATATATTCCAACAGCTATACTTATACTTGTAAATGCACACATGGCTGATGAGCAGTATGCTTTGGCAAATTTTTATTTAGATGAATATATTAAAAGATTTAGCTTAAGCAAAGATATTGATTATGCAAGATATATGAAAATTAAAGCAAATTTTATGGGATTCAAGCAACAATTTAGAGATCAACAGCTAATAGATGATACTTTATCACATATTATAGATTTTAAATACAAATATCCAAATTCACCATATATGCCACTTGTTGATACTATGAATGCAAGATTGTTTATGGCAAAAGCTTCTATGGATAAAGAAATAGCTGGCTTGTACGAGAGAAGAGATAAGCCAAAAGCAGCAGAGCTTTATATGGACAAAGCAAAAAATTCTTGGGTAGATCCAAGTGAAATAAAACCAGTAGAAGTACCATTCTACAGAGCAATTTTTGAATAAAAATTATATAAAAAATGTATAAAATAAGGGAGTTAGAGTAAGATATGCAATTAGAAAATTATGGTAATTTTCCACAAACAATACCATTGATTATAGAAGATGAGATTTTTTTATATCCATTTATGATTACACCTTTGTTTTTAGAAAATCAAGAGAATATAAAAGCAGTTGAAAATGCAATAGAGTTCAATAAACTTGTTATGATAGCAGTTTCTAAAGCAGGAAAAGAGGGTTCTAGAGAAAAAGATAGTTTTTATGATGTTGGAGTGGTTGGAAATGTTATGCGAAAAATATCTTTGCCAGATGGTAAGGTAAAAGTTCTTTTTCAAGGTGTTTCAAAGGCAAAAATCATAGATTTTGAACCAACTTCTAGTATATTTGCTACTGTTGATATTCTTGCTGAAGAGACGCAAAATGATATTGAATTGAAATCATTAATAAATATTTTGATTGACAATATCAAAAAATTATCAAGACTAAATAACAAATTCCCAAGCGATTTAATAAAAGCAATAGAAGAAAACGATGTACCAAGTAGAGTTGCTGATTTGGTATCTTCTGTTTTAAAAATAAAAAAAGATGAAGCATATAAGATTTTTTCAAATACGAATTTGGAACAAAGAATTATAGGTATTATTGAAATTGTAAAAAATGAGATAGAGTCATATAAAATACAAAAAGAGATAACTCAAAAAGTAAATTCAAAAATAGAAAAAAGTCATAAAGATTATTTTTTAAAAGAGCAAATTAAGGCTATTCAAAAAGAGTTAGGAGCTGATAATCAAAAAGAGGAAGATATAAAATCTTTCAAAAAGAGGTTAAAAGAGAAAAAGTGTTTTATGGGTAAAGAAGCTTATAAAGAGACAAAAAAGCAAGTAGAAAAGCTAAGCCGAATGAATACAGACTCTCCAGATGCTTCACTTCTTCAAACTTATGTTGAGATGGTTTTGGATATTCCTTTTGGAGAGTTTGCAAATTCTAAATTTTCAGTTTCTAGTGTTGAGAAACAACTAAATAAAGACCATTATTGTTTAGAAAAAGCAAAAGAGAGAATAGCAGAGTATTTTGCAGTAAAACAACTTTTAGAACAAAGAAATATTGAAGATTTAAAAGCAAAAGGTACAGTTCTTTGTTTTGTAGGACCTCCAGGAGTTGGTAAAACTTCACTAGCAAATTCAATAGCAAAAGCTCTTGCTAGACCACTTGTAAGAGTTGCTTTGGGTGGAATGGAAGATGTAAATGAATTAAGAGGTCATAGACGAACTTATGTTGGAGCAATGCCAGGAAGATTAATCAAAGGTTTGATTGATGCAAAAAAAATGAATCCAGTTATTGTTCTTGATGAGATTGATAAATTAGGAAGTAACCACAGAGGTGACCCTTCTGCTGTTATGCTAGAAATTTTAGACCCTGAACAAAACCATGAGTTTAGAGATTTATATCTTAATTTTCCAGTTGATTTGTCACAAGTTATTTTTGTTTCAACTGCAAATGATATTAGAAAAATTCCAGCACCACTTAAAGATAGAATGGAGTTTATAGAGCTAAATTCTTATACTCCAAATGAAAAATATCATATTGCAAAAGATTATTTAATTCCTCAAGAACTTGAAAAACATGGACTTAAAAAAGATGAGGTTAGTATAAATAAAGCAACTATTGAGCTAATAATTGCAAAATATACAAGAGAAGCAGGAGTTCGAAATTTACGAAGAGTATTTTCTAAAATATTTAGAAAAGTTGTAAAAAAGATATTAGAAGATGAGACTATTACAAAAGTAACAATTGGTACAAAAGATTTAAAAGAATATTTAGATAATCCAATTTTTGAGATAGAACCAGCCGATAAAATAGATGTTGTTGGAGTTTCAAATGGTTTGGCTTGGACAGCTGTTGGTGGAGATATATTAAAAATAGAAGCAATAAAACTAAAAGGAAAAGGTGACTTAAAAGTAACTGGAAACTTAGGAGATGTTATGAAAGAGTCTTCAATTATCTCATATTCTGTTGTAAAACATCTAATAGACAACAAAATTCTAAAAATAGATGAAAAAGATATTCCAAAAACTTTTAAAGAAAAAGATGAAAAAGAGTTAGTTGATTGCAGTGAAATTTATAAAAGATATGATATTCATTTACATATTCCTGAAGGTGCAACACCAAAAGATGGACCAAGTGCAGGTATAACAATGGCTTTGGCTTTGGCTTCAGTTTTAAGTAATAGAAAAATAAAAGCAGATGTTGCAATGACAGGTGAGCTTACTTTAAGTGGAAAAGTTC from the Aliarcobacter cryaerophilus ATCC 43158 genome contains:
- a CDS encoding outer membrane protein assembly factor BamD, encoding MLKNLKIKNLLLIFTAAIVFGACASKSEQEYNKPALYWYNKMMMQIGMNDLDEADDTYTSLESEHRNSPYIPTAILILVNAHMADEQYALANFYLDEYIKRFSLSKDIDYARYMKIKANFMGFKQQFRDQQLIDDTLSHIIDFKYKYPNSPYMPLVDTMNARLFMAKASMDKEIAGLYERRDKPKAAELYMDKAKNSWVDPSEIKPVEVPFYRAIFE
- the lon gene encoding endopeptidase La; amino-acid sequence: MQLENYGNFPQTIPLIIEDEIFLYPFMITPLFLENQENIKAVENAIEFNKLVMIAVSKAGKEGSREKDSFYDVGVVGNVMRKISLPDGKVKVLFQGVSKAKIIDFEPTSSIFATVDILAEETQNDIELKSLINILIDNIKKLSRLNNKFPSDLIKAIEENDVPSRVADLVSSVLKIKKDEAYKIFSNTNLEQRIIGIIEIVKNEIESYKIQKEITQKVNSKIEKSHKDYFLKEQIKAIQKELGADNQKEEDIKSFKKRLKEKKCFMGKEAYKETKKQVEKLSRMNTDSPDASLLQTYVEMVLDIPFGEFANSKFSVSSVEKQLNKDHYCLEKAKERIAEYFAVKQLLEQRNIEDLKAKGTVLCFVGPPGVGKTSLANSIAKALARPLVRVALGGMEDVNELRGHRRTYVGAMPGRLIKGLIDAKKMNPVIVLDEIDKLGSNHRGDPSAVMLEILDPEQNHEFRDLYLNFPVDLSQVIFVSTANDIRKIPAPLKDRMEFIELNSYTPNEKYHIAKDYLIPQELEKHGLKKDEVSINKATIELIIAKYTREAGVRNLRRVFSKIFRKVVKKILEDETITKVTIGTKDLKEYLDNPIFEIEPADKIDVVGVSNGLAWTAVGGDILKIEAIKLKGKGDLKVTGNLGDVMKESSIISYSVVKHLIDNKILKIDEKDIPKTFKEKDEKELVDCSEIYKRYDIHLHIPEGATPKDGPSAGITMALALASVLSNRKIKADVAMTGELTLSGKVLPIGGLKEKLIAAYKAKIKKVLIPKKNYERDLDDIPQEVKESLEIKVVEKIEDVLKEALL